The Branchiostoma floridae strain S238N-H82 chromosome 10, Bfl_VNyyK, whole genome shotgun sequence genome has a segment encoding these proteins:
- the LOC118425062 gene encoding putative defense protein 1: MEFLRTCAILMTLLLGLEVKRSAGWWFCGTMRPGHEHTIKQGMGDYAITLNAAVTRKGLPLRVKVTLKGGAPFIGFILQARTVQDDRIVEGWWYNRPPGTKALDCSEVRGIWNKPVVSEAFLDESKSFSRVTFLWEATRCNIGPVYFRATVLQDYRAVYENITSRTLEEVCGDPPPYPPRAPPPAPLTTPAPTQPPTTKTTLGWRPIPTASTPTPTLTPITLLTETSTLPTPKTSQDLRLQPQPQQNHRPQRHR; this comes from the coding sequence ATGGAATTTCTCAGGACCTGCGCCATTTTGATGACCTTGCTTCTAGGTTTGGAGGTGAAACGTTCGGCGGGATGGTGGTTCTGTGGGACCATGCGGCCGGGACACGAGCACACCATCAAGCAGGGCATGGGAGACTACGCGATCACTCTCAACGCCGCTGTAACTCGGAAAGGGCTGCCGCTCCGTGTTAAAGTCACCCTGAAGGGCGGGGCCCCCTTCATTGGATTCATCCTACAAGCGCGTACTGTGCAGGACGACCGGATCGTCGAGGGGTGGTGGTACAACCGCCCGCCGGGGACCAAGGCGCTGGACTGCAGCGAAGTGCGCGGCATCTGGAACAAGCCGGTGGTAAGCGAGGCTTTCCTGGACGAGAGTAAGTCCTTCTCGCGCGTCACGTTCCTCTGGGAGGCGACGCGGTGCAACATCGGACCCGTGTACTTCCGCGCCACGGTCCTGCAGGACTACCGCGCCGTGTACGAGAACATCACCTCCAGGACGCTGGAGGAGGTCTGCGGGGACCCCCCTCCCTACCCCCCGAGGGCTCCGCCACCAGCCCCCCTTACCACCCCAGCCCCAACCCAGCCACCCACCACGAAGACCACGCTCGGTTGGAGACCCATCCCTACCGCCTCAACCCCCACCCCTACCCTAACCCCCATCACCCTCCTGACGGAAACCTCTACCCTCCCCACCCCTAAGACGTCTCAAGACCT